The Flavobacterium sp. HJ-32-4 genome contains a region encoding:
- a CDS encoding (Fe-S)-binding protein, with amino-acid sequence MSELLKVPTMAEMMAEGKQPEVLFWVGCSGSFDDRAKRITKAFARLLDRAGISFAVLGTEESCTGDPAKRAGNEFLFQMQAMMNIELLNAYEVKKIVTACPHCFNTLKNEYPGLGGTYEVVHHTTFLKSLLDEGKLAVEGGQFKGKRITFHDPCYLGRANNIYEAPRELLRKLDVELVEMKRSRANGLCCGAGGAQMFKDAEPGRKEVNIERTEDALETAPDIIAAGCPFCNTMLTDGVKNKEKEGEIRVLDIAEMIANAQDI; translated from the coding sequence ATGTCAGAACTACTGAAAGTGCCGACCATGGCCGAGATGATGGCGGAAGGCAAACAACCGGAAGTACTTTTTTGGGTAGGATGTTCGGGAAGTTTCGATGACCGGGCCAAACGGATCACGAAGGCCTTCGCGCGATTGTTGGACCGTGCGGGTATTTCGTTTGCTGTGTTGGGAACGGAGGAAAGCTGCACCGGCGATCCCGCGAAAAGGGCAGGAAACGAATTCCTGTTCCAGATGCAGGCCATGATGAACATCGAATTGCTCAATGCATACGAAGTGAAGAAAATCGTGACCGCGTGTCCGCATTGCTTCAATACGTTGAAAAACGAATATCCCGGACTCGGCGGTACCTACGAGGTCGTTCACCATACCACCTTCCTGAAGAGCCTGCTCGATGAGGGCAAGTTGGCGGTAGAAGGCGGCCAGTTCAAGGGAAAACGGATTACGTTCCACGACCCGTGCTATCTCGGACGCGCCAATAACATTTACGAAGCACCGCGCGAATTGTTGCGGAAACTCGATGTGGAATTGGTGGAAATGAAACGCTCGCGTGCCAATGGTCTTTGCTGTGGTGCCGGCGGTGCCCAAATGTTCAAGGATGCCGAACCCGGACGCAAGGAAGTCAATATTGAACGTACGGAAGACGCGCTTGAAACGGCACCCGACATCATCGCTGCGGGTTGTCCGTTCTGTAATACCATGCTGACCGATGGCGTGAAGAACAAAGAGAAAGAAGGCGAAATCAGAGTACTGGATATCGCCGAAATGATTGCTAACGCTCAGGATATCTAA
- a CDS encoding phosphoheptose isomerase yields MKAEDIEKNLQETTENGHRISPILPEGIKNYLIDIDGTICDDIPNEEPERMLTAAVYPDALETLNRWYDEGHVIFFFTSRTEAHREYTEIWLKQHGFKYHGILFGKPRGGNYHWIDNHLVKATRYRGKFTELIEKEVTIQVFDDGKHE; encoded by the coding sequence ATGAAAGCAGAAGACATTGAGAAGAACTTGCAGGAAACGACGGAAAACGGACATCGAATCAGCCCGATCCTGCCCGAGGGAATTAAGAACTATCTGATCGATATCGACGGAACGATTTGCGACGATATACCGAATGAAGAACCCGAGCGGATGCTGACAGCGGCGGTGTATCCCGATGCACTCGAAACGCTGAACCGCTGGTACGACGAAGGCCACGTGATCTTTTTCTTTACGTCGCGCACGGAAGCCCATCGCGAGTATACCGAGATCTGGCTGAAGCAACACGGCTTCAAATACCATGGTATCCTGTTCGGGAAACCACGTGGAGGAAATTACCACTGGATTGACAACCACCTGGTGAAGGCGACGCGTTACCGCGGTAAGTTCACCGAGTTGATCGAAAAAGAAGTGACCATTCAGGTCTTCGACGACGGAAAACACGAATAA
- a CDS encoding (Fe-S)-binding protein, protein MDYIDNLFFVVLLALGAGYFTLNVRKLMRNIRLGRPVDRSDRPSERWANMARVALGQSKMVKRPIAGFLHIIVYAGFVIINIEVLEIVIDGIFGTHRILSFMGGLYSFLIGSFEILAFAVLVTVFIFLARRNVIRLKRFIHSDLDGWPKNDANYILLFEVVLMTLFLVMNAADYHLQQIGYTHYAEVGSYPISQFIAPLFNGMADGTVALFERAAWWLHIAGILVFLNYLYFSKHLHILLAFPNTYFANLDELGKFNNLDSVTKEVKLMLDPTADPFAAPAPDANAVPEKFGASDVHDLNWVQLLNAYTCTECGRCTSSCPANITGKKLSPRKIMMDTRDRLEEVGRNIDKNNGTFVPDGKTLLNDYITPEELWACTTCNACVEECPVNISPLSIIMDMRRYLVMEQSAAPMSLNAMMTNVENNAAPWQYSQMDRANWRNEN, encoded by the coding sequence ATGGACTATATAGACAACCTTTTCTTTGTAGTACTGCTTGCATTGGGCGCAGGTTATTTTACGCTGAACGTCCGAAAGCTGATGCGGAACATCCGGTTGGGGCGACCCGTCGACCGAAGTGACCGGCCTTCTGAGCGTTGGGCGAATATGGCACGCGTGGCACTGGGGCAGTCCAAAATGGTCAAGCGGCCCATCGCCGGATTCCTGCATATTATTGTGTATGCGGGTTTCGTCATCATCAATATTGAAGTACTCGAGATTGTCATCGACGGTATTTTCGGCACGCACCGCATCCTATCGTTTATGGGTGGGTTGTATTCCTTCCTGATCGGATCGTTTGAAATATTGGCCTTTGCCGTGTTGGTGACGGTGTTTATCTTCCTGGCACGACGCAATGTCATCCGCCTCAAGCGCTTCATCCATTCCGACCTTGACGGATGGCCAAAGAACGACGCGAATTACATCCTCTTGTTTGAAGTGGTGCTGATGACCCTTTTCCTGGTGATGAACGCCGCCGATTACCATCTGCAACAGATTGGCTACACCCATTATGCGGAAGTAGGGTCGTATCCGATCAGCCAATTTATCGCACCTTTATTCAACGGAATGGCCGACGGAACGGTAGCGCTCTTCGAGCGGGCGGCCTGGTGGTTGCACATCGCCGGTATTTTGGTATTCCTGAATTACCTCTATTTTTCCAAGCACCTCCACATCCTACTGGCGTTTCCGAATACGTACTTTGCCAACCTCGACGAACTGGGTAAATTCAACAACCTCGATTCCGTTACCAAAGAGGTGAAACTGATGCTCGATCCCACTGCCGATCCATTTGCCGCGCCGGCGCCCGATGCGAATGCCGTGCCGGAGAAGTTCGGGGCGAGCGACGTGCATGATCTGAATTGGGTGCAATTGCTCAACGCGTATACCTGTACGGAATGCGGACGTTGTACGTCTTCCTGTCCGGCCAACATCACCGGCAAGAAACTGTCGCCGCGTAAGATCATGATGGATACCCGCGACCGTTTGGAGGAAGTAGGACGGAACATCGACAAAAATAACGGCACCTTCGTGCCCGACGGTAAAACGTTGCTGAACGATTATATTACGCCGGAAGAACTCTGGGCCTGCACGACCTGCAATGCCTGCGTAGAGGAATGTCCGGTGAACATCAGTCCACTTTCGATCATCATGGACATGCGACGGTATCTCGTAATGGAGCAGAGTGCCGCCCCGATGTCACTGAATGCGATGATGACGAATGTGGAAAACAATGCCGCGCCATGGCAATATAGCCAAATGGACCGCGCAAACTGGCGAAACGAAAATTAG
- a CDS encoding MlaD family protein has protein sequence MKISKEIKTSLFVIAALLFFVWGYRFLEGRNLLGSTKVLYVEFDNVDGLGVSSPVTINGLPIGKVNSVHPKNKFGRPIIVEMQIDNEEFFISKSSIAKLYAPSPIGGKQIQIVLNTADSQEAVSGDTIKGQEIPGLLDDFSAKLQPLADRVGQMVVSADKLLTNLNNILDDKTKANLRNSIANLDSTLAEFRGASVTLNKTLSDNKSKIDRTMTNLDKVSGNFAVVSDSLAKIEFGRTAKSLEQALVKVNTIMSGLEAGQGTAGKLLKDDALYKNLSKTSKELELLLQDLRLNPTRYINVSLFGKKNKPYKAPTANDTITVYPSKK, from the coding sequence TTGAAAATATCCAAAGAAATAAAGACGTCACTTTTCGTTATCGCAGCCCTGTTGTTTTTCGTATGGGGCTATCGTTTTTTAGAGGGACGCAACTTATTGGGCAGTACCAAGGTGCTGTATGTAGAGTTTGATAATGTCGACGGTCTTGGCGTTTCATCACCCGTGACCATCAACGGACTTCCAATCGGCAAGGTCAACAGTGTACATCCCAAAAACAAATTCGGACGTCCCATCATAGTGGAAATGCAGATCGATAACGAGGAGTTTTTCATCTCTAAATCGAGTATCGCCAAGTTGTATGCGCCGAGTCCCATCGGAGGGAAGCAGATACAGATCGTTCTGAACACCGCCGATTCACAGGAAGCCGTTTCAGGCGATACCATCAAAGGACAGGAAATCCCGGGTTTGCTCGATGATTTCAGCGCCAAGCTGCAACCGCTCGCCGATCGCGTAGGGCAAATGGTGGTGTCGGCAGATAAGTTGCTGACGAACCTCAATAACATCCTTGACGACAAGACGAAAGCCAACCTGCGCAACAGCATCGCCAACCTCGACAGTACGCTGGCGGAATTCAGGGGCGCTTCCGTTACCCTTAATAAGACGTTGTCGGATAACAAATCCAAGATTGACCGCACCATGACCAACCTTGATAAGGTGTCGGGTAATTTCGCCGTGGTATCCGATTCATTGGCAAAAATCGAGTTTGGGCGTACGGCCAAGTCGCTCGAACAGGCATTGGTAAAAGTCAATACGATTATGTCAGGACTCGAAGCCGGGCAGGGAACGGCAGGGAAGTTGTTGAAAGACGACGCCTTGTATAAGAATCTTTCCAAGACTTCGAAAGAACTGGAACTGTTGCTGCAGGATTTGAGGCTGAACCCGACGCGCTACATCAATGTTTCGCTGTTCGGGAAGAAAAACAAGCCGTATAAAGCGCCGACAGCCAACGATACGATCACCGTTTATCCTTCTAAGAAATGA
- a CDS encoding N-acetylmuramoyl-L-alanine amidase, with protein sequence MASAYRNNAFLVFFAFVFPTLLFGQNGKFKVTLDAGHGGKDWGASYNGHVEKNVSLNVVLKVGKILESTPGFEVVYTRKSDVFIELIERSRIANRSNSHIFVSLHCNANPNAAAFGTETYVMGMTKLASNLSVAKKENEVIEMEKDYKETYQGFDLNDMGAIIIQEQYLENSIALAAKIQNRFIDEVGRKSRGVKQAPYLVLNQTFMPRVLIEMGFISNPTEGAYLDSEEGQTNLARAIANAIISYKKEYYGDGSVPPADDKPSEKIAEPVVKTAADEKPAEPVVQKNDTPADVKKGVVFKVQISASGRKLETVPSNFKGLSPISVTNDGGTLYKYMYGETSDYDTAKKNLADAKAKGYTSAFIVAYRDGKKIQYP encoded by the coding sequence ATGGCTTCTGCATACAGAAACAACGCATTTTTAGTGTTCTTTGCATTCGTTTTCCCGACGCTTCTTTTCGGGCAGAACGGGAAGTTCAAGGTAACGTTAGACGCCGGACACGGCGGAAAGGACTGGGGTGCCTCCTATAACGGGCACGTGGAGAAGAACGTGTCGCTCAACGTCGTACTGAAAGTGGGGAAGATACTGGAGTCGACACCGGGCTTCGAAGTCGTCTACACGCGTAAATCCGATGTTTTCATCGAACTCATCGAGCGTTCACGTATCGCCAACCGTTCCAATTCCCACATATTTGTTTCGCTGCACTGCAACGCCAATCCCAATGCAGCGGCCTTTGGTACGGAAACGTACGTAATGGGTATGACGAAATTGGCTTCGAACCTTTCAGTGGCGAAAAAGGAGAACGAGGTAATCGAAATGGAGAAGGATTATAAGGAAACCTACCAGGGCTTCGATCTCAATGATATGGGAGCGATCATCATTCAGGAACAATACCTGGAGAACAGCATCGCCCTGGCGGCAAAGATCCAAAATCGTTTCATCGACGAGGTCGGACGTAAAAGCAGAGGTGTAAAACAAGCACCGTATTTGGTTTTGAACCAGACCTTTATGCCACGGGTTTTGATTGAGATGGGATTCATATCCAACCCTACGGAAGGAGCGTACCTTGATTCAGAGGAAGGCCAGACGAACCTCGCACGTGCCATTGCCAACGCCATCATCAGTTATAAAAAGGAATATTACGGCGACGGATCGGTGCCACCGGCCGACGACAAACCATCCGAGAAAATTGCAGAACCGGTCGTGAAAACCGCGGCCGACGAGAAACCTGCGGAGCCGGTCGTACAGAAAAACGACACGCCAGCCGATGTGAAGAAGGGCGTGGTATTCAAAGTGCAGATATCTGCCAGCGGTCGCAAACTGGAAACCGTACCCAGCAATTTCAAAGGCCTGAGCCCGATTTCCGTCACCAACGATGGTGGAACACTGTATAAATATATGTACGGAGAAACGTCCGACTACGATACCGCCAAAAAGAACCTGGCCGACGCCAAGGCAAAAGGCTACACCAGTGCCTTCATCGTCGCATACCGCGATGGAAAAAAAATACAATACCCGTGA
- a CDS encoding putative LPS assembly protein LptD, translating to MRTNLFHIVLSATFLTLCLTKSYAQNPTSPLAPDSTKVTLKPKDTSQVFLEGIARRKAVGYERMNQKKKLLTLYDKAELYYLDMELKAGIIVMDYEKNEVYAGRIKDSTGKLTQRPYFKQGGNIIEPDSIKFNTKTKKAIIWNSQTKQSDVMILAYRTKRENDSLYFMDRARFTTSDNPDDPEYWFQATRAKMVPKGKVVVGPTNMYIYGVPTPIGVPFAFFPVTNKAQSGIIIPTPGDTQRRGYFLQNGGYYFALSDHYDLTTLVDYYTNGSYALRAETNYAWRYRFRGNLNLRYENQVNSERGFPDYSRTKVYNIQWTHSQDGKSNPNSRFSASVNLGSSTFFQTSLNQINAGARLNNTLTSSVSYNRTFTSTPQVNIALTATHSQNTQTKSITMTLPTFTGSVDRIFPFASEDEPKKGLIKNINFQYNVIGENRINTTDSLFFKPEMFRDALTGFKHSIPLTTNFKIAKYFSIPLSVNYTEVWTFKTFEKVFDTSTNRVVTNEVNGFDSYRTYSFSTGVGTTIYGTFNFGKDKKIQAIRHIIKPTISYSYQPSFSKYYDTYATDASGNMRTEYSRFDGTLYGAPSKSNSNFIGLNINNTFEAKVTERDSTKTEPRKVMLLNSFNIQTSYDISADSLRLAPIRISGGTTLFKDKMNINFATTLDPYAIDASGNRIDTMNSAVGGSLVRMTSSNLTMNYSFSSRDQTNKETDSNDQSQRNGGRDDDLFGKATDLSDMRQSQFDDEPEDDKDKVAEFFKTEIPFDLTMAYSLTYSNARRESKISSNSLMASGNVDLGKRWKVGISSGYDFVQKGVTFTQFRFERDLLSWRMDFTWVPLGPYNSWGFFIGIKSGMFSDVKWEKRRPPDSVVR from the coding sequence TTGCGGACAAACTTATTTCATATCGTTTTATCAGCAACGTTCTTAACACTTTGTCTGACAAAATCATATGCCCAGAACCCCACCTCACCCCTCGCTCCTGACTCGACGAAAGTCACGTTGAAGCCCAAGGATACGAGCCAGGTTTTTCTGGAAGGCATCGCCAGGCGGAAAGCCGTCGGGTATGAGCGGATGAACCAGAAAAAGAAGCTCCTCACACTGTATGACAAGGCGGAACTCTATTACCTTGATATGGAACTCAAGGCGGGGATCATCGTCATGGACTATGAAAAGAACGAGGTATATGCCGGGCGGATCAAGGATTCAACGGGAAAACTGACCCAACGTCCGTATTTCAAGCAGGGCGGTAATATCATCGAACCCGACTCCATCAAATTCAATACCAAGACCAAAAAAGCGATCATCTGGAATTCGCAGACGAAACAATCGGATGTGATGATCCTCGCCTACCGTACCAAACGGGAAAACGACTCGCTTTATTTCATGGACCGTGCGCGTTTCACGACGTCCGATAACCCCGATGACCCCGAATATTGGTTCCAGGCGACGCGCGCCAAGATGGTGCCAAAAGGAAAAGTGGTAGTCGGTCCTACCAATATGTATATTTACGGCGTCCCGACACCGATCGGCGTCCCGTTTGCGTTTTTCCCCGTCACCAATAAAGCACAATCCGGTATCATCATCCCGACGCCGGGCGATACGCAGCGACGCGGGTACTTCCTCCAGAACGGCGGTTACTACTTTGCCCTTAGCGATCATTACGACCTTACTACTCTGGTCGATTACTACACGAATGGGAGTTATGCACTACGAGCCGAGACGAATTATGCCTGGCGCTATCGTTTCCGCGGTAACCTGAACCTTCGGTATGAAAACCAGGTGAACAGCGAGCGGGGTTTTCCGGATTACTCGCGCACCAAGGTCTACAACATCCAATGGACGCACTCGCAGGATGGGAAATCGAACCCGAACTCGCGTTTTTCTGCCTCGGTCAACCTAGGAAGTTCGACCTTCTTCCAAACGTCGCTCAACCAGATCAATGCCGGCGCGCGACTGAACAACACCCTGACCTCGTCGGTATCCTATAACCGTACCTTCACTTCGACGCCCCAGGTAAACATTGCCCTGACGGCCACGCACAGCCAAAACACACAGACCAAATCGATTACGATGACGCTTCCTACCTTCACGGGGAGCGTAGACCGGATTTTCCCGTTTGCTTCTGAAGACGAACCCAAGAAAGGCCTCATCAAAAACATCAACTTCCAGTATAATGTCATCGGGGAAAACCGCATCAACACCACCGATTCGCTGTTTTTCAAACCCGAGATGTTCCGCGACGCCCTGACCGGTTTCAAGCACTCGATTCCGCTTACGACCAATTTTAAGATTGCCAAATACTTCTCGATTCCGTTATCAGTCAACTACACGGAGGTCTGGACGTTCAAAACCTTCGAGAAAGTGTTTGATACGAGCACCAATCGCGTCGTTACCAACGAAGTAAACGGATTTGACTCGTACCGAACCTATAGTTTTTCAACCGGTGTGGGAACAACCATCTACGGAACGTTCAATTTCGGGAAAGACAAGAAAATACAGGCCATCCGCCATATCATCAAGCCGACGATCAGCTATAGCTACCAGCCGAGCTTCAGTAAGTATTACGACACCTATGCTACGGATGCGTCGGGCAACATGCGGACGGAATACAGCCGGTTTGACGGCACGCTTTACGGTGCACCCAGCAAATCGAATTCCAATTTCATCGGCCTGAACATCAACAACACTTTCGAGGCCAAAGTGACCGAGCGCGATTCAACCAAAACAGAACCGCGTAAAGTGATGCTGCTCAACAGTTTCAACATCCAGACGAGTTATGATATCTCGGCGGATTCGTTGCGCCTGGCCCCAATCCGGATAAGCGGTGGTACGACCTTGTTCAAAGACAAGATGAACATCAATTTCGCTACTACACTCGATCCCTATGCCATTGATGCGTCGGGCAACCGTATCGATACGATGAATTCAGCCGTAGGGGGAAGTCTGGTGCGTATGACCAGTTCCAACCTTACCATGAACTATTCGTTCTCAAGCCGTGACCAAACCAATAAGGAAACCGATTCGAACGACCAGTCGCAGCGAAACGGCGGGCGTGACGACGATTTATTTGGTAAGGCAACCGACCTGAGCGACATGCGGCAAAGCCAGTTTGACGATGAACCGGAAGACGATAAAGATAAGGTCGCGGAATTCTTCAAAACCGAGATTCCGTTTGACCTCACTATGGCATACTCGCTGACGTATTCGAATGCGCGACGGGAGAGTAAGATATCGTCGAACTCCCTTATGGCCTCAGGAAACGTCGATTTGGGCAAACGCTGGAAAGTTGGTATCTCGTCGGGTTACGACTTCGTTCAGAAAGGCGTGACGTTTACGCAGTTTCGTTTTGAACGCGACCTCCTTAGCTGGCGAATGGATTTCACCTGGGTGCCCCTCGGTCCTTATAATTCATGGGGCTTTTTCATCGGTATCAAATCCGGGATGTTCAGCGATGTCAAATGGGAAAAACGCCGACCACCTGATAGTGTCGTTCGATAA
- a CDS encoding RidA family protein, giving the protein MSNGKNADHLIVSFDNMEKQIITTPNAPAPIGPYSQAVKMGNFVFTSGQIALDPHTMELRTGDIATETRLVMENLKAVLHAAGTDFPNVVKTSIFLMDMQDFTAVNTVYGEYFDDATAPARETVQVAGLPKGVNVEISMIAAI; this is encoded by the coding sequence ATGTCAAATGGGAAAAACGCCGACCACCTGATAGTGTCGTTCGATAATATGGAAAAACAAATCATCACCACACCAAACGCCCCTGCCCCCATCGGGCCGTATAGCCAGGCTGTAAAAATGGGCAATTTCGTTTTCACCAGCGGGCAAATCGCGCTGGATCCCCATACGATGGAACTACGAACGGGCGATATCGCGACGGAAACCCGGCTCGTGATGGAGAACTTAAAAGCGGTATTGCATGCGGCCGGCACCGACTTTCCAAACGTGGTCAAAACGTCTATTTTCCTGATGGACATGCAGGACTTTACCGCCGTCAACACCGTGTATGGTGAGTACTTCGACGACGCTACGGCACCCGCCCGTGAAACCGTGCAGGTAGCCGGGCTGCCGAAAGGCGTGAACGTCGAGATTTCGATGATTGCGGCCATCTGA